A stretch of the Deltaproteobacteria bacterium genome encodes the following:
- a CDS encoding acyl-CoA dehydrogenase yields MTCQAMFGLAYTPAEEAFRAELRAWLAAHLPREAVPEDDAERRRFQRTWQRALAAGGWVGIQWPRAHGGRGATLREQVIFTEEMARARAPDILDPVSVNIVGPTLIRFGTPAQQARWLPPILPADQVWCLGFSEPNAGSDLASLRCRAVRDGNAWVVSGQKVWSSKAHFADWGLLLVRTDPEAPRHRGISCLVADMRTPGITWRPLVQLSGRSEFNELFLEEVRVPAENVVGPINGGWPIIRGALAHERGTLWAFDFKVRLQNGSRALADLYRGGRERGRADLAAFRQRVAQAWIEAEVFGAHTLRILPRLHAAGDAPPEAALQKLFGSEIQQRAAELMLALTGPYAQLGHDPRAPGRGSCAEAYLYSRSVTISSGTSEVLRNLLAEQALGLPRGS; encoded by the coding sequence GTGACCTGCCAGGCCATGTTCGGGCTCGCTTACACCCCGGCCGAGGAGGCCTTCCGCGCCGAACTGCGCGCCTGGCTCGCGGCCCACCTGCCGCGCGAGGCGGTCCCCGAGGACGACGCGGAGCGGCGCCGCTTCCAGCGCACCTGGCAGCGCGCGCTCGCGGCGGGCGGCTGGGTCGGCATCCAGTGGCCGCGCGCGCACGGCGGGCGGGGCGCGACCCTCCGCGAGCAGGTCATCTTCACCGAGGAGATGGCGCGCGCGCGCGCGCCGGACATCCTCGATCCGGTGAGCGTCAACATCGTCGGCCCCACGCTCATCCGCTTCGGCACCCCGGCGCAGCAGGCCCGCTGGCTGCCGCCCATCCTCCCCGCCGACCAGGTCTGGTGCCTCGGCTTCTCGGAGCCGAATGCGGGCTCCGACCTGGCCTCGCTCCGCTGCAGGGCGGTGCGCGACGGGAACGCCTGGGTGGTGAGCGGGCAGAAGGTGTGGTCGAGCAAGGCGCACTTCGCCGACTGGGGCCTGCTCCTCGTGCGCACCGACCCCGAGGCGCCCAGGCACAGGGGCATCAGCTGCCTGGTCGCCGACATGCGCACGCCGGGCATCACCTGGCGGCCGCTCGTGCAGCTGAGCGGCCGCTCGGAGTTCAACGAGCTCTTTCTCGAGGAGGTGCGCGTGCCGGCCGAGAACGTCGTCGGCCCGATCAACGGCGGCTGGCCGATCATCCGCGGCGCACTCGCCCACGAGCGCGGCACGCTCTGGGCCTTCGACTTCAAGGTGCGGCTCCAGAACGGCTCGCGCGCGCTCGCCGACCTCTACCGGGGCGGCCGCGAGCGGGGACGGGCCGACCTCGCTGCCTTCCGCCAGCGGGTCGCGCAGGCCTGGATCGAGGCGGAGGTGTTCGGCGCGCACACCCTCCGCATCCTGCCGCGCCTCCACGCCGCGGGCGACGCGCCGCCCGAGGCCGCGCTCCAGAAGCTCTTCGGGAGCGAGATCCAGCAGCGCGCGGCGGAGCTCATGCTGGCGCTCACGGGTCCCTACGCACAGCTCGGGCACGATCCCCGCGCGCCGGGCCGGGGCAGCTGCGCGGAGGCCTATCTCTACTCGCGCTCGGTCACCATCTCGTCGGGCACCTCGGAGGTGCTGCGCAACCTGCTCGCCGAGCAGGCCCTCGGCCTGCCCCGCGGCAGCTGA
- a CDS encoding phosphotransferase family protein codes for MADDDLGARLERFVGERLGAPVRVTHLERSTEGFSQETFVFDVEVGRERRGYVAKREPVAGVLEPYDLEPEFRVLHALSDDPLPSPPTPWFTRDPAVLGRPFYVMERLPGEVPIPAARADGSGPFDDAERAALGPQVARALARLHAIDWRAHGFQFLGAPRRGREVAERELARWEERARRSGLPVDPPLAEALLWCRRHAPATDEITLVHGDYRLGNFLVVRGADGAHLAGILDWELVHLGDPLEDVAWCASPLWRAGTPYASALLPPEEFVARWAAASGRAADPERLRYYEVLTFVKMIAIMLSGLDVFASGRTTDLRLAIFDHQLPFLHLLLGMTRGWLAGAPA; via the coding sequence ATGGCGGACGACGACCTCGGCGCCCGGCTCGAGCGCTTCGTCGGCGAGCGGCTCGGCGCGCCCGTGCGCGTGACGCACCTCGAGCGCTCGACCGAGGGCTTCTCGCAGGAGACCTTCGTCTTCGACGTCGAGGTGGGACGCGAGCGGCGCGGCTACGTCGCCAAGCGGGAGCCCGTGGCCGGCGTGCTCGAGCCCTACGACCTCGAGCCCGAGTTCCGCGTCCTGCACGCGCTCTCCGACGACCCGCTGCCGTCCCCGCCCACCCCGTGGTTCACCCGCGACCCGGCCGTGCTCGGGCGGCCCTTCTACGTGATGGAGCGCCTCCCCGGCGAGGTGCCGATCCCCGCCGCGCGCGCCGACGGCTCGGGTCCGTTCGACGACGCCGAGCGCGCGGCGCTCGGTCCCCAGGTCGCGCGTGCGCTCGCGCGCCTCCATGCGATCGACTGGCGGGCGCACGGCTTCCAGTTCCTGGGCGCGCCGCGCCGCGGCCGCGAGGTCGCCGAGCGCGAGCTCGCACGCTGGGAGGAGCGCGCCCGGCGGAGCGGGCTTCCCGTCGACCCGCCGCTCGCCGAGGCGCTCCTCTGGTGTCGCCGCCACGCGCCCGCGACCGACGAGATCACGCTCGTGCACGGCGACTACCGCCTGGGGAACTTCCTCGTCGTGCGCGGGGCCGATGGCGCGCATCTCGCCGGCATCCTCGACTGGGAGCTCGTCCACCTGGGCGACCCGCTCGAGGACGTCGCCTGGTGCGCGTCGCCGCTCTGGCGTGCGGGGACGCCGTACGCCTCCGCGCTGCTCCCGCCCGAGGAGTTCGTGGCGCGCTGGGCCGCGGCCTCGGGCCGCGCGGCCGACCCCGAGCGCCTGCGCTACTACGAGGTGCTCACCTTCGTCAAGATGATCGCCATCATGCTGAGCGGCCTGGACGTCTTCGCGAGCGGCCGTACGACCGATCTGCGCCTGGCGATCTTCGACCACCAGCTTCCCTTTCTGCATCTCCTCCTCGGCATGACGCGCGGCTGGCTCGCCGGAGCGCCGGCATGA
- a CDS encoding ABC transporter substrate-binding protein produces the protein MKRTLPHGLPFAPVKVGVLIDIDMGTKEDFLATLRLGFDEALEEGVVTRAVELVVKEAIGLPRLEAKNTIDGYLELVREGVLCVIGPLITDNSLALAPIIDQAGVPAVTWTGTDRYHGEFCFNLGNGGLAEEAAMMAAWIRRQGHRTVGMIHELSPGGVEYASNFRYYAARAGLDVLIEAYTTQVPEDLEGLLRKVRDQRPDCLAYLGYGYPTILMGPMFERLAWNPPRIMTSAFQFCYAKPEWMAALEGWHGIDQMCEQNPRLQPMLDRFAARHGKRRDHTVTALSYDTARLIAEGLARAPLLTPRGVKEGLEKVRLLPAVNGGPRTHMSLGPYDHKAYKGDWLVIRRIEGGRTVFVGLHELG, from the coding sequence ATGAAGCGCACGCTCCCCCACGGCCTCCCCTTCGCCCCCGTCAAGGTCGGCGTGCTCATCGACATCGACATGGGCACGAAGGAGGATTTCCTCGCCACGCTGCGCCTGGGCTTCGACGAGGCGCTCGAGGAGGGGGTCGTCACCCGCGCCGTCGAGCTGGTGGTAAAGGAAGCGATCGGGCTTCCCCGCCTCGAGGCGAAGAACACGATCGACGGCTACCTGGAGCTGGTGCGGGAGGGCGTGCTCTGCGTCATCGGGCCGCTCATCACGGATAATTCGCTTGCCCTCGCTCCGATCATCGACCAGGCCGGCGTGCCCGCCGTCACCTGGACGGGCACCGACCGCTACCACGGCGAGTTCTGCTTCAACCTGGGCAACGGCGGGCTCGCCGAGGAGGCGGCGATGATGGCGGCGTGGATCCGCCGCCAGGGCCACCGGACGGTCGGCATGATCCACGAGCTGAGCCCCGGCGGCGTCGAGTACGCGTCCAACTTCCGCTACTACGCCGCGCGCGCGGGCCTGGACGTCCTGATCGAGGCCTACACGACGCAGGTGCCCGAGGACCTGGAGGGCTTGCTGCGCAAGGTTCGCGACCAGCGCCCCGACTGCCTCGCGTATCTCGGCTACGGCTACCCGACCATCCTGATGGGTCCGATGTTCGAGCGTCTCGCCTGGAACCCGCCGCGCATCATGACCAGCGCCTTCCAGTTCTGCTACGCGAAGCCCGAGTGGATGGCGGCGCTCGAGGGCTGGCACGGCATCGACCAGATGTGCGAGCAGAACCCGCGCCTGCAGCCGATGCTCGACCGCTTCGCCGCCCGCCACGGCAAGCGCCGCGACCACACCGTCACCGCCCTCAGCTACGACACCGCGCGCCTGATCGCCGAGGGCCTCGCGCGCGCGCCGCTGCTCACGCCGCGCGGCGTGAAGGAGGGCCTCGAGAAGGTGCGCCTGCTCCCGGCCGTCAACGGCGGGCCGCGCACCCACATGAGCCTCGGGCCGTACGACCACAAGGCCTACAAGGGCGACTGGCTGGTGATCCGGCGGATCGAGGGCGGCCGGACCGTGTTCGTGGGATTGCACGAGCTCGGGTAG
- a CDS encoding DUF2029 domain-containing protein, which translates to MTGPRLAAKARRTVRALLRLAPLTITGFMQFSWFGSLAVSPDPYAIVRRDWHQFFQTGHQLVAGDLSAIYPRTFESGYFWLYPPYCIYLTAPLGMLPEWWAYALCVVVEVLAVAGALALLRATLPARGEDHTTAAIVILASMPFNTSVVIGQISGMLSLILAASLWAWRRRRTLVAGLLLSLLFIKPNLAIFFVAASLLARQWRVLAGMGLGGATMVLASLPLGLERWHEYVHTSRDYVSVVQNKTLMWKQLTLYAFWRTATGGTSSDLAVVAPWLASVAVVLGVTMLAWWRRRDSEAALPRLFGLTVLLAVSANMYVYFYDGLVLLVPGIVWWVLRDEYRSRWRHTLIGACLLGIFVVGYLRIFLTSEGINWAGALIAIWLVCEAVDLLARTDETTYRLTATPTSTASRSPR; encoded by the coding sequence GTGACCGGCCCCCGGCTCGCCGCCAAGGCGCGGAGGACGGTCCGGGCGCTGCTGCGCCTCGCGCCGCTCACGATCACCGGCTTCATGCAGTTCAGCTGGTTCGGGAGCCTGGCCGTGTCCCCGGACCCGTATGCCATCGTACGGCGCGACTGGCACCAGTTCTTCCAGACCGGACATCAGCTCGTGGCCGGGGACCTGAGCGCGATCTACCCGCGCACGTTCGAGAGCGGCTACTTCTGGCTGTACCCGCCATACTGCATCTACCTGACGGCGCCGCTGGGCATGCTGCCGGAATGGTGGGCCTACGCTCTCTGCGTCGTCGTCGAGGTCCTCGCGGTCGCCGGTGCCCTCGCGTTGCTCCGGGCCACGCTCCCCGCACGCGGCGAGGATCACACCACCGCGGCGATCGTCATCCTCGCCAGCATGCCGTTCAACACCAGCGTCGTCATCGGCCAGATCAGTGGCATGCTGTCCCTGATCCTTGCCGCCAGCCTGTGGGCGTGGCGCCGGCGCCGCACGCTCGTGGCCGGGCTGCTTCTCTCGCTGCTGTTCATCAAGCCGAACCTCGCCATCTTCTTCGTGGCGGCGAGCCTGCTGGCACGCCAGTGGCGGGTGCTGGCCGGCATGGGCCTGGGAGGCGCGACGATGGTGCTCGCCTCGCTGCCCCTCGGTCTGGAGCGCTGGCACGAGTACGTGCACACCTCGCGCGACTACGTGAGCGTCGTCCAGAACAAGACCCTGATGTGGAAGCAGCTCACCCTGTACGCCTTCTGGCGCACCGCGACCGGCGGTACGAGCTCTGACCTCGCGGTCGTGGCGCCATGGCTCGCGAGCGTCGCCGTCGTGCTCGGGGTGACCATGCTCGCATGGTGGCGCAGGCGTGACTCGGAGGCCGCTCTCCCGCGCCTCTTCGGCCTGACGGTCCTTCTCGCGGTCAGCGCCAACATGTACGTCTACTTCTACGACGGCCTCGTGCTCCTCGTCCCGGGTATCGTCTGGTGGGTGCTGCGCGACGAGTATCGGTCGCGCTGGCGCCACACGCTCATCGGCGCCTGTCTGCTCGGGATCTTCGTCGTCGGCTACCTGAGGATCTTCCTCACCTCCGAAGGGATCAACTGGGCGGGCGCGCTGATCGCGATCTGGCTCGTATGCGAGGCGGTCGACCTACTCGCACGAACCGATGAGACGACGTATCGCCTGACAGCGACCCCGACCAGCACGGCATCACGGTCGCCCCGGTGA
- a CDS encoding glycosyltransferase codes for MSNADRASCARTLVIPMYREAARIAGTIRTLAASSLNDPGTDIILVDDASDDDTGAVARAALAATALKASILRLERNQGKGGAVRVGVLASAGRVVAFSDADLSAGVTEIAKCFAVVESGRAQVVCSSRAMATSVIPVRQPRLRELSGKAFNLALRFLGLTRFRDTQCGLKVFTREAALRLFEQLSVTGFAFDVELLLLAEDLGLRVEEVPVEWRHVEESRVRPMRDGLAMLRDALRIRLARGTRSRRLPAVARDETLASAATPERDHERLRVKR; via the coding sequence ATGTCGAACGCGGATCGCGCATCGTGCGCCCGGACGCTGGTCATCCCGATGTATCGGGAGGCGGCGCGCATCGCCGGGACCATTCGCACCCTCGCGGCCTCCTCCCTCAACGATCCTGGCACCGACATCATCCTGGTCGACGACGCCAGCGACGACGACACGGGCGCGGTAGCCCGTGCCGCTCTCGCGGCCACAGCGTTGAAGGCGTCGATCCTTCGCCTGGAGCGCAACCAGGGCAAGGGAGGAGCTGTGCGCGTAGGCGTGCTCGCCTCGGCGGGCCGCGTGGTCGCCTTCTCCGACGCCGATCTCTCGGCCGGCGTCACGGAGATCGCGAAGTGCTTCGCGGTGGTCGAGAGCGGGCGCGCTCAGGTGGTGTGCTCGTCGCGGGCCATGGCCACCAGCGTCATTCCGGTGCGACAGCCCCGGCTGCGGGAGCTCTCGGGCAAGGCGTTCAACCTCGCGCTCCGGTTCCTCGGCCTGACCCGCTTCCGCGACACGCAGTGCGGCCTCAAGGTGTTCACGCGCGAGGCCGCCCTTCGCCTGTTCGAGCAGCTCTCCGTCACCGGCTTCGCATTCGACGTCGAGCTCTTGCTGCTCGCCGAGGACCTTGGCCTGCGGGTCGAGGAGGTGCCCGTCGAGTGGCGGCACGTGGAGGAGAGCCGCGTCCGTCCCATGCGCGACGGCCTCGCCATGCTGCGTGATGCCCTGCGCATTCGGCTCGCCCGGGGCACGCGCAGCCGAAGGCTGCCGGCCGTAGCGCGCGACGAGACGCTCGCCTCCGCGGCGACCCCGGAGCGCGATCACGAGCGCCTTCGGGTGAAGCGTTAG
- a CDS encoding acyl-CoA dehydrogenase, translating to MADGTHTVQAEHIEEALQVGAERLPAVARRRLVALAMAALVEGEDMMGRREAAGVRQPEPGVEAGRVEEDERRTVPGELEVVEAEVADAHVAVGRLGLARHRSALNRTPQLCQNAGANATKQGRMDFSFSARELAFAEEARAWLEANVPPAWRRDHCWSRGDDSLWLAIARAWQRRLHEGGWAAISWPREHGGRGATVIERWLFEEALDRVGAPRPAAGAYVDLIGPAILRHGTEAQRRRFLTRLLSGDDLWCQGFSEPGAGSDLGALRTRGERRGDAFVVNGQKVWTSYADVADWCFLLCRTEPEAPKHHGLSLLLVDMRSPGITVRPLKQITGDAEFSEVFFEDVPVPAEMMVGAPGAGWQIAMGILAHERGPVWTFTFQRQIRRSLERLVRDARAHPAARRALADPGYRQRLAQAHIEVELLRLVGYRSLTRLLRTGQPGVESSIEKVLGSETDQRLQELAMEVLGPWAVLDDERRRAYLYSRSETIMGGTSEIQRNLIAQRMLGLPR from the coding sequence GTGGCCGACGGCACGCACACCGTCCAGGCCGAGCACATCGAGGAAGCCCTTCAGGTCGGCGCCGAACGCCTCCCAGCGGTAGCCCGTCGGCGGCTTGTCGCTCTCGCCATGGCCGCGCTGGTCGAGGGCGAGGACATGATGGGTCGCCGCGAAGCGGCGGGCGTACGGCAGCCAGAGCCAGGCGTGGAAGCCGGTCGCGTGGAGGAAGACGAGCGGCGGACCGTCCCCGGCGAACTCGAGGTAGTGGAAGCGGAGGTCGCCGACGCGCACGTAGCGGTCGGCAGGCTGGGGCTCGCTCGGCACCGCTCGGCGCTTAACCGGACCCCGCAGCTGTGTCAAAACGCGGGCGCGAATGCTACCAAGCAGGGCCGCATGGACTTCTCGTTCTCCGCGCGCGAGCTCGCTTTCGCCGAGGAGGCGCGTGCCTGGCTCGAGGCGAACGTGCCGCCCGCCTGGCGCCGTGACCACTGCTGGTCGCGCGGCGACGATTCGCTCTGGCTCGCGATCGCGCGCGCCTGGCAGCGGAGGCTCCACGAGGGCGGCTGGGCGGCGATCTCCTGGCCGCGCGAGCACGGCGGCCGCGGCGCGACGGTCATCGAGCGCTGGCTCTTCGAGGAGGCGCTCGACCGCGTGGGCGCGCCGCGGCCCGCCGCCGGCGCCTACGTCGACCTGATCGGGCCGGCCATCCTCCGCCACGGGACGGAAGCGCAGCGCCGACGCTTCCTCACGCGACTCCTCTCCGGCGACGACCTCTGGTGCCAGGGTTTCTCCGAGCCCGGCGCCGGCTCGGACCTGGGCGCGCTGCGCACGCGGGGCGAGCGGCGGGGCGACGCCTTCGTCGTGAACGGCCAGAAGGTGTGGACCAGCTACGCCGACGTCGCCGACTGGTGCTTCCTCCTCTGCCGCACCGAGCCCGAGGCGCCGAAGCACCACGGCCTGAGCCTGCTCCTCGTCGACATGAGGAGCCCGGGCATCACCGTACGCCCCTTGAAGCAGATCACGGGCGACGCGGAGTTCTCGGAGGTCTTCTTCGAGGACGTGCCCGTGCCGGCCGAGATGATGGTGGGCGCGCCCGGCGCCGGCTGGCAGATCGCGATGGGCATCCTCGCGCACGAGCGCGGCCCGGTGTGGACCTTCACCTTCCAGCGCCAGATCCGGCGGAGCCTCGAGCGGCTGGTGAGGGACGCGCGCGCGCACCCGGCCGCGCGCCGGGCGCTCGCGGACCCGGGATACCGCCAGCGGCTCGCGCAGGCGCACATCGAGGTGGAGCTGCTCCGCCTGGTCGGCTACCGGAGCCTGACGCGCCTCCTGCGCACGGGGCAGCCGGGTGTGGAGAGCTCGATCGAGAAGGTGCTCGGCAGCGAGACCGACCAGCGCCTCCAGGAGCTGGCGATGGAGGTGCTCGGGCCGTGGGCAGTGCTCGACGACGAGCGCCGCCGCGCCTACCTCTACTCCCGCTCGGAGACGATCATGGGCGGGACCTCCGAGATCCAGCGCAACCTGATCGCCCAGCGCATGCTCGGGCTGCCGCGGTGA
- a CDS encoding alpha/beta hydrolase encodes MVAARPAVVTAPGGRHVRLEPGTRLLGESELARGEREVHAALLGSIRARVLTQLRGPVKRRAVPSEPQPADRYVRVGDLRFHYLEFAGDGPPLVFLHATGFHAWLWLPYARRFAATHHVLALDQRGHGESDKPPTGYRWEAFGADLKGFLDVLGLDGVRAVGHSKGATAMAASAAAGTRRLARAVLIEPVLVSAPHVTEPAWDNPLAAGARKRRNVWPSREVMFASLRGRMPFETWEEEFVRLYVDHGVADRPDGQVELRCPGEIEAQVYAHAPMTDGFALLERLAVPTLVIRGERSPGFGATEADEAIRRLPAGTLRTVAGAGHFAPMERPAEVGDAIAGFLG; translated from the coding sequence ATCGTCGCCGCGCGACCAGCAGTGGTCACGGCGCCAGGCGGGCGGCACGTTCGCCTCGAGCCAGGCACGCGCCTCCTCGGCGAAAGCGAGCTCGCGCGCGGAGAACGAGAAGTCCATGCGGCCCTGCTTGGTAGCATTCGCGCCCGCGTTTTGACACAGCTGCGGGGTCCGGTTAAGCGCCGAGCGGTGCCGAGCGAGCCCCAGCCTGCCGACCGCTACGTGCGCGTCGGCGACCTCCGCTTCCACTACCTCGAGTTCGCCGGGGACGGTCCGCCGCTCGTCTTCCTCCACGCGACCGGCTTCCACGCCTGGCTCTGGCTGCCGTACGCCCGCCGCTTCGCGGCGACCCATCATGTCCTCGCCCTCGACCAGCGCGGCCATGGCGAGAGCGACAAGCCGCCGACGGGCTACCGCTGGGAGGCGTTCGGCGCCGACCTGAAGGGCTTCCTCGATGTGCTCGGCCTGGACGGTGTGCGTGCCGTCGGCCACTCGAAGGGCGCCACCGCGATGGCGGCGTCAGCCGCCGCCGGGACGCGGCGGCTCGCGCGCGCCGTCCTGATCGAGCCGGTGCTCGTCTCCGCCCCTCACGTCACCGAGCCCGCGTGGGACAACCCGCTCGCCGCGGGCGCGCGCAAGCGTCGCAACGTGTGGCCGAGCCGGGAGGTGATGTTCGCCTCGCTGCGAGGGCGCATGCCCTTCGAGACCTGGGAGGAGGAGTTCGTCCGCCTCTACGTCGATCACGGCGTGGCGGACCGTCCCGACGGCCAGGTCGAGCTCCGCTGTCCGGGCGAGATCGAGGCGCAGGTCTACGCGCACGCGCCCATGACCGACGGCTTCGCGTTGCTCGAGCGCCTGGCCGTGCCGACGCTCGTCATCCGCGGCGAGCGGAGCCCCGGCTTCGGTGCCACCGAGGCCGACGAGGCGATCCGCCGGCTACCGGCGGGCACGCTCCGCACCGTCGCCGGCGCGGGCCACTTCGCGCCCATGGAGCGGCCGGCGGAGGTCGGCGACGCGATCGCGGGCTTCCTCGGCTGA
- a CDS encoding amidohydrolase — MATRVVDSDAHVIEGPELMAELLARFPEKIRMARPDEEGAALVIEGRRYPNASGPGAGCHAKHGLCVDRGANPFSAEGVMRDADREGIDAMVFFPSAALGLPAFTDHAFAAEFARLYNRWLAGYCRQFPHRMFGVGLVPIEDVATSVRIMREARELGLVAIMVPAVLRTRNLDHADLEPFYAAAAELEIPLGIHGAPGIHLPPLGAERFDNYLQVHVVSFPFDMMVATTALVLGGVFERHPRLRVALLESGVGWVPYFFDRMDEHVEKRGRLTPECRREPREYLARGQLYVSCEPEESALPFVTQALGAHFVMYASDYPHWDSDFPNSTRGLRERTDLAPEVKARIMGANAAEFYRLPA; from the coding sequence ATGGCAACGCGAGTCGTCGACAGCGACGCCCACGTGATCGAGGGCCCGGAGCTGATGGCCGAGCTCCTCGCCCGCTTCCCCGAAAAGATCCGCATGGCGCGCCCGGACGAGGAGGGCGCGGCGCTCGTGATCGAGGGCCGGCGTTACCCCAACGCGTCCGGGCCCGGGGCGGGCTGCCACGCGAAGCACGGCCTGTGCGTCGACCGGGGCGCCAACCCCTTCAGCGCCGAGGGCGTGATGCGCGACGCCGACCGCGAGGGGATCGACGCCATGGTCTTCTTCCCGAGCGCCGCGCTCGGCCTGCCGGCCTTCACCGACCACGCCTTCGCCGCCGAGTTCGCGCGCCTCTACAACCGCTGGCTCGCCGGTTACTGCCGGCAGTTCCCGCACCGCATGTTCGGCGTCGGTCTGGTCCCGATCGAGGACGTGGCGACGTCCGTCCGCATCATGCGCGAGGCCCGGGAGCTCGGCCTGGTCGCGATCATGGTCCCCGCCGTCCTCCGCACCCGGAACCTGGACCATGCCGACCTGGAGCCCTTCTACGCCGCCGCCGCGGAGCTGGAGATACCGCTCGGCATCCACGGCGCTCCCGGCATCCACCTCCCGCCGCTCGGGGCCGAGCGCTTCGACAACTACCTCCAGGTGCACGTGGTGAGCTTCCCCTTCGACATGATGGTCGCGACCACCGCGCTCGTCCTGGGGGGCGTCTTCGAGCGGCACCCGCGGCTGCGCGTCGCGCTCCTCGAGTCGGGCGTGGGCTGGGTGCCCTACTTCTTCGACCGGATGGACGAGCACGTGGAGAAGCGTGGCCGCTTGACGCCCGAGTGCAGGCGCGAGCCGCGCGAGTACCTGGCGCGCGGGCAGCTCTACGTGAGCTGCGAGCCCGAGGAGAGCGCGCTTCCCTTCGTCACCCAGGCGCTCGGGGCGCACTTCGTCATGTACGCGAGCGACTATCCGCACTGGGACAGCGACTTCCCGAACTCGACGCGGGGGCTCCGCGAGCGCACCGACCTGGCACCCGAGGTGAAGGCACGCATCATGGGCGCGAACGCGGCCGAATTCTACCGGCTGCCGGCCTGA
- a CDS encoding TIGR03619 family F420-dependent LLM class oxidoreductase yields the protein MRCALLLHTQRVDLGAEFVSAPGVAEIARAAEHAGFDAVAVTDHPFPHDEWMRSGGHHALDPFVALSFAAAATARIRLLTFIYVLPYRNPFLSAKAAASLDVLSGGRFVFGVAAGYLEPEFAALGVPFEERDDLADEAIRAMKAAWSVEHVHFEGRHFVARGHTALPRPVQEPHPPIWVGGNSRRAIRRAVLLGDGWMPIFNPAAHASRRRTPAIESAADVRERLAYAAQVARAAGRTRPLEVAITARGLGAFGTPRFDRDAFLADVAELGAAGVTYLNVNLPAASRAEHAERIARYGDDVLPRLP from the coding sequence ATGAGGTGCGCGCTCCTCCTCCACACCCAGCGTGTGGACCTGGGCGCCGAGTTCGTGAGCGCCCCGGGGGTGGCCGAGATCGCGCGCGCCGCCGAGCATGCCGGCTTCGACGCGGTCGCGGTGACCGACCATCCCTTCCCGCACGACGAGTGGATGCGTTCGGGTGGCCATCACGCGCTCGATCCCTTCGTCGCCCTCTCCTTCGCCGCCGCGGCGACGGCGCGCATCCGGCTCCTCACCTTCATCTACGTGCTGCCGTACCGGAACCCCTTCCTCTCGGCGAAGGCGGCCGCGAGCCTCGACGTCCTCTCCGGCGGCCGCTTCGTCTTCGGCGTGGCCGCGGGCTACCTGGAGCCCGAGTTCGCGGCGCTCGGCGTGCCCTTCGAGGAGCGCGACGACCTCGCCGACGAGGCGATCCGCGCCATGAAGGCCGCGTGGAGCGTGGAGCACGTCCACTTCGAGGGGAGGCACTTCGTCGCCCGGGGCCACACGGCGCTGCCGCGCCCGGTGCAGGAGCCGCACCCGCCCATCTGGGTCGGGGGCAACAGCCGGCGCGCCATCCGGCGCGCCGTCCTGCTGGGCGACGGCTGGATGCCGATCTTCAACCCCGCCGCGCACGCGAGCCGGCGGCGCACGCCGGCCATCGAGTCGGCGGCCGACGTGCGCGAGCGGCTCGCCTACGCGGCCCAGGTCGCGCGCGCCGCCGGCCGCACCCGGCCGCTCGAGGTCGCCATCACGGCCCGCGGCCTCGGCGCCTTCGGCACTCCGCGCTTCGACCGTGACGCGTTCCTGGCCGACGTGGCCGAGCTCGGCGCCGCCGGCGTCACCTACCTGAACGTCAACCTCCCCGCCGCCTCGCGCGCCGAGCACGCCGAGCGCATCGCGCGCTACGGCGACGACGTCCTCCCGCGCCTTCCCTGA